The genomic segment TATCATTACATCCCAAGGGTCCCTCCTGCACTGGTCCCGGCACAGAAGGATGGTAGCAGTGTGTTCTTTAAGGAAGAGGTAGAAATTTGTAAGGCTTAGCATTCATCAGAGCCAAGACCCAGAAGCACTGATGGTGCATGGCCCCCTGAGAAGCAGTACCTGGCTTGGGCTGCTAGGAGAGGTCCGTGCCCATCACTGAGTTACAGCACCTGGTCCAGGTGAAACAAGAGGTTGCCAGATGCAGAGGTAAGCAGAGTGGCATAGGTTCAACCTGAAACCTACCCATATTTCTAATCTTCCCATAACCCTCGTTAATGACACAGCCAAAGATGCAGGAGAGGTGGCGACAATGAATGAGAGGAAGCAGCTGGCACCGGAGGGCCCTGTGCCAGGCTCAGATCTGGGAGGGACTCCAGCAGTGATAACAGTGGTGAATACACCAAACTGACGGTTGGCTGCTGGCCCGGCACCCTGCCAGGGCAGGGACCAGGGGAGATGGCATTCTTGCAGTTACACTGGTGCAGGCTCAGCCATCCCAGGTTTACCCACATCAGACTCTGCCCAGGCTGGTGTTCCAGAAGCACCTGTTATAATAGCAGAAGCAGTCTGGCAAGCAACCAAAACGTGGATTCATCCAGGCCACCCGTAAAGGGATTTAATGCCTAACAACCTGTGCAAAGCTCCTAAGTGTCATAATTAATTTGGCACCTCTTCACTGGTAGGTCCTAACCAGGTACCATAGAGTGAGAGCCTGTTCCCACTAACATGGTTCCCCCTGTAATTAAAGCTGTGAGAAATCAGCATTTTGGAAAACCTTAACACCGTATCTTCCTCACTAAACTTTTTTCAGTTCTCGTCTTTGGCACTCTCTGTCCACCACTGGGGTGAACGTCTTCCGTACTTTGACTTACTCAGTTACTGCTTCCCTGTTGCACCATTTAGGttataattattttctcactTCCCCCTCCAGCTGGCAGTAGTTTGGTCCCTTCCACCTcgtatttctttaaaatgtcacACAGTTGCTCTCACTTATTTAAACACTCTGAAAAGTGAGGAAGTGTAGCCATTGGAAGTGCATTCCCACATCCTGTAGAAAAGAGTCCCTGTTGTCTATGTGCAGCAAACAGAACCAGAATTCAGCAAACAATAAACAGCTGAGTGCAGTtgcaaaaatatatctatatatgaacAATCTGGCTTCTGCTACTTAAAAAGATGAAGGATGTGGTATGAGAGCAGAATTCACTTCATGAggggaaacaaagcaaaaacatttaATAGCAATAGTGCCCCATGTATCAAGTTCTCACTGTATCTCTTTGTGTCAGCTAATATCACAAGCCACCTCCCCTAATGAGGGCTTCAAAAAATAAGAGACTTTGAAACAAagagtttcttttctcttgtttgtCCATCTGTCATTCCTAAAACATATGGTGATCCCAAGTGTATCACTGAAAGATAGGACAAAAAACTGGTGACCAAGAACTTTACAATAAATTGTGGACTTTTAATCTGACAATGTGAAAAACAATGCATCCATTTTCAGAAGATctctttttaagtttcttttgatTCCCCACAGAGCACATTTAGTGGAATCAAATCATTCACATGAATGCTAACTAACGTCAGTTTCTCTGCATTCTGTGAGGAATTGCACTTATAAAGTGAAGCATCTTGAGTATCTGCTAAACACAAAATCTCAAGAATGTATAAATGTTAAGTTGTAAAATGTACTTTAGAATGACTGCTCCAATATCTGATTAGTCTCTTTTGAAGAACAGATCATGAGGAATTCCACTGCCTCTTTCTTCAGAATTTCTGTAACTTTGATGAAGAAACATATAAGAAATCTGTTTTACAAATACAATTTAAGAAGTCAGCCTGTATATTTGGAAGGCAGGAGCACATATGCAGAATATCTCAAGAAATCCAGGGACTAGGTCTCAGGATATTGCTGACAGCTCATTGACAATGTCCTGGAAGTTGAAACCTAGTGGTACCTCAGTTGcacagagagaagaaattaagtatcaaagaatttaaagaattcaTTAATAGTAACCCCAAAAATATAAGGACAAACTTTGTTCAGAAAATCCTCAAATCCGCACACACATAAAACTTGTATTTAAGAGAAAGACCACATCCATTCTGTTCTCCTTTGTCTTCCAGAActaatttttattgttaattaaatGTGCAAATGACCtgttttataaattcatttttatagatgATTATTATGAATATggcaactattttttaaattagctttaTTTTTTGCATCCAGAAGGCAGCACTTTTAAGGCAGAGGTAGCTATTCTAATTCAACATGAGCCCTTTAATTCCTGAAAGCTTAATAGCCAAAGAATTGTGTTAGTTAGCAGTCTTTGGAGTACAAGTCGTAAAAGTCCAACTCAGTTGACTTGGCCAAAGGAGACTGTAATAAGAGGCTACGAGAGAATTTTCATGTATCCTAATGATAGCCAGGACTGGGGATTTAAACAGCTGGACCCCAAAGCCAAGGAAGAGcagttctctctcctctttaGGGCTCTCAGGGGTGCGCTTTCAATCTTCTGCAAAGAGCTCACACCTTCTCACTTGGTAGCCGCCAGCAGcttccaagcccctctgtcccacAGCTTCCACCATCACCTTCTAAGACTCATCTGCTCTTAGTTCCAGTTCAAAAGCTCCCGAGAACAATCTGACCAAACTGCCTTAATTTGCATGACTATATCCAAGGTGGTGAGTCACCCTTAATGGTAGACTCAACCTGAAGGGTATGGTTGGAATCCACGCAGAAgtaattcttcaaaaaatgggggtggggtagggtgtgGAGGGAAGACTACTAAACAGCTGGCTGGCCAGACAAACGAATTATAATTGGGTAGAACAAAAACTAACAGCGACTCTGACGAAAGTTCAGAAAATTAAGACAGCACAAGAGAAAATGCTGGAAACTGGCACTAAGACATTCTCCCGTACGTTCTTCTttcacactttatttattttggctgtgctgggtcttcattcggagaaggcaatggcatcccactccagtactcttgcctggaaaatcccatggacggaggagcctggtgggctacagtccattatgATGATGGCTTTCTCTACCGGAGGCGAGAGGCTATTATTACACAGCGAGTTGCGACAGTCGGGCTTCTTCTTGCAGCTGCTTCTctattgtggagcacgggctcagagCGCGCAGGTTTCCGTAGTTGCACTGCgtggctcagcagttgcagctcggcgcttagttgccccacagcatgtggaatcttctagaaccagggatcaaaccagcattggcaggtagattcttatccactcattGACAATGAGTCAATGGTCCAACAGGTAAGTCTCAGTACTTTCTTTTACTTCTATGTCCCACAAAAAAACAATACAGAACTTTAAAACTTGTCAACACaccattttctctctcccctctcatAGCCCTGGCACTTCCCCAAGTCCTAGAAGATTTTGGTCTAAAAATTGCCCCGAAAATCTTATGCTAAGCATCGATCACATTACTGTTAGAACTGTTATGGCATTGTCTGCGTTATTCTTAGGGTTCAAACCTTCATCTGTGCATTTACTCATTCCAGATTCTGAGCGTTATCTTCAGAGCTTTGCGATTCTGATGCAGTTTCCATTTCGTCCTCCTTTTTCAGTTGTTGCATTTTCATGTTTAAATCCAGCAGAGTTCTGGCCAGCTGACGATTCTGGAAACGCATTTCCAGCTGaaagttagaaaaagaataaGGGTTTTTATTAGCCTGAGATATGGATCAAATGAACCTGCTCTCTGCACACGAAAAAATGTAAGGATTttgtaggaaaggaaaataagacaTCAAGAAAGATGTATTTCTCATCTTATTCTCCAGTTCTGACTATTTGGCCTGACTTTAAAACTGACTTTCTATACGACAAGGTAAAATCCGGATATACAAATAGCTTTTGAAATGACcttgcaatgaaaacaaaaatagctgATGCACAGAGCTATCCATTTGAAAAATTCCTGTCCTTGGAAGGCTGTTTCCAAGCAATGGCATGTGATCTGCGAGGAAATCACTTATCTTTATGAGCTTTCTGAGCTTCAGGATGACTGCCCAGGGCCACCTGAGCTTTCAGGACCTGGGCCCATTTACTTGATTACTTGTCGTTTCAAGTTCTTAGGATTTTAAACAGCCTCCCTGTTGAGCAAAACATTTAATGACCCCTTAGAGGCACATGTACAGTTATGTGTACTTATAGAATCTAACAATTTTCACTCTACAGTGAAATCTGTTGTAGAGAAAGGGTGATTTATAACCTCCCTCCAATAGGAGTTTGTGAAGGTCCtcatgtattaaaagaaaaaattgatctTTCAGGCAGTGTGCCTAAGAGGCAGTCCAGCATAATCTTTGCATTATAGTTGAAAACTAGTCACCAACTCTGCATATTTCTTCAGTTAGGGTCTTGTTTAATGCAGTTCAGGAGAACCCTGTTCTCTctgctgaacacacacacacacacacacccccctacaGGAAGCTTCAGTTCTCCAGTGTGGCACAGAGGCcctataaatacacacacacacccccacccccctctaCAGGAAGCTTCAGTTCTCCAGTGTGGCACAAAGCCCCTATAAATACACACACCCACAGGccctacacacacccacacccccacacacacacccacacacaccaccccccccccccccccccgccccagggcaGCTGGTCAGAAATCTTGCCTGTCTTGGAATAAACACGTCATCATACTGAGCCACATCTTCTGCCCTCTCTGCCCCTTGCCACCCACTTCCCATTGAGCCCAGCCAAATGCCAGCTCTTCTTAGAAGCCCTCCCTGTGTCACCTCATCTGTGCCTCCGCAGCACTCTGTACGTGTCCCTCTCCTAGCACACAGCCTACACTAAACTGGTGACTTCGAGCACAAAGTCTGTTCCTACCCTTAACTGCGGGCGCACTGCCTGTGCACACAGCATGTTGGGTTCTCTGTGTATTTGTTAAAAGACTGAGTGaaggaacaaataaatgaactgaTGAATACCCATCCTGTACTTTCATGCCCAGAATCAGTTAAATTATTGATAATGGCTTACcacctaagtttaaaaaaaaatagtacgtGTAACTCATAATTCCTTAGGAAATCTGAACACCAACGGTTCCTTAATTTTCTCTCCTCGTGGATCCTATTGAGAATCTAATGAAAACTATTAACTCACTCTGGGGAAAGATGTGCATTTTATGGGCACAGAAAGCTTGGCATACAATTTGAAGTATATAGAACCCCTGAAATTCACTCCCAGACTCCCAGAACTCAACACATCCCATTAAGAAGACCAATTCAAACAATAGTATAAATGACATCTCAAAAACAgcaacatgaaaataaatgaaaacaaaaatagcaacATGTCTGTAATTAACTGAACCTGTTCATCATTGTTCCGTACACAGATACCACCCTAACAAATGAGGTGTGGATAGACACATATAGATGGGTGTCAGTTCCTACAGAAGTCTGGCCAAGAGACCATTATCAGAAATGGCATGTTCTGGCTACTGGTGATAGTGCTAAGGATCCACACTCTTTTGCTGCCTCTTCATGACTGGTCACACACAGTGGTCGGCCAAGACCATGGTCTGTGTCTCGGGAACACAGCATCTGTGTTACGGTCTCTGCCTCTTTCCAGCAAAACCCTTGATCTTTCATGCCTATGTGTCTGCCATTTGGGGGGGCACAACCGAAAAACAGTAAAAGCCACTCTGAATAGTGTCTATATTCTAGGCACTTCATGTAACATTATCGTGTATAATACTTAGACCCATCCTATGGgtttgttatctccattttacagacgaaaCCTAAACTTGCTAATTAGCATTCCTAAGGTAACAGAAACAATAAGAGCAGAGACAGTAAATATTAATGCTGGGCTGTGAACCCTCACCTGtttgaaattttattctttttctccccaCCCTGGTACATTACTTGCTTAAAACTCCTTCTGGTGGAGTGACTGACTAGTTAGAATGCTAAAGTTCAAGTGTCTCGGAGCTTCTTGAATATACTTTCTTCACCTGATTTAAATATGAGTCAACTGAGGTGTGAGGGGGTGACACCCCAGGTCAGCAGCAGAGGGGTGGCTCAGCCTGGACTCAGCCATCCAGTTGGCATCCTGGCCCACAGCACGCCCCTCCAGGCCATCTCTTCTAATAAGGGGTTTCACCCACCCACTGCTCAGGTATTGGAAGAAAATCATATGTTTTTTTGATAGTGAAGTGAagggatggtagcctaccaggctatggggccatgggattttccaggcaagaatactggagtgggctgccatttccttctccaggggatcttcccaacccagggatcgaacccgggtctcctgcattgcagacagacgctttaccgtctgagccactataGGGCTGGGTCAAAATTAATACATTCTTTGTCAAATTCAAATTGTTAACACaggtaaaattaaatgaaaattaaatgtactACCTTCTTGCCCTTCTTAAACATAGAAACAAGGTAAACTTTTAAGTTTCAGACAATTAACTGATggttgaatcagttctaaagtaGGTAGTGCTTACTATTAGCATGCAATGCAAAAGAGGATAACTTTCCAAATCTCCACTATGCATAttcatggtgatggtggtttagtcgctaagttgtgagCAACTCttaggatcccatggactgtgcagcctaccaggctcctctgtccatgggatttcccaggcaagaagactggagtgggttgccattcccatctccagaggattttcccgacccagagattgaaccgggtctcttgcattgcagctgtattctttaccgctgaaccagcAGAATTCCCACGCATAATCATAGGTAGCACCATTTTAAAGCTTAAATGCTCAAATTTTGCCTAACTCGAAAATGGTTTAAACTACAAAACAGTAACTAGTTACCTACAGTTCTCCTGCCTAATGTTAAAAAGCTACAATTTTACAAAATTCCTTATTACCATTTCCTGTTTTCTGAATTCTTACCAAGGAGAAAGGTAATAGTACAACttgcaaaataaaagaaacatttgctAACGACTCGCTCCACCCATCCCCTGAGTTTATTTCACTGAAATTTCCGCCCCAGCCCGTTTCATGCTCATACATACTGCAAGTGCCCGAGAAGGAACTTTCTatttggtaggaaaaaaaaaaaaaaaaatagagaccaAGCTGAGGAGTGGTTACGGGGGTCTTGGCTGTGTCAGCGGTAGACTCAGCCCTCGCTGGGGACAGTCAGCCAGCACCTGGGCTCTGCAGAGCCGGTTCCCTCCCGGATGCTGCCTGGGAGGCAGTAGCATCAGTGCCGTCGGGAACCCAGCTCGCCCGCGCTGCACGGCCTCACCATCTCCCTGGGAAAAGCTGCCCTCGGCCTCCCCAGTCCTCAGTGGGGCACGTGCGCGGCCTACAGCCGAGGGCCCCGGGCGAGGACCAAGGCGAGGTGGCCCCGAGAGCCCGCCGCGGGCACGCTCACCAGCTCGGCGCGCAGCCCGGCCAGGGCGCTCTCCACGCGCGCCCGGCTCTGCGCCTCCCGCGCCGCCGCCTCTTCCCGCAAACGCCTGGAGCTGCCGCGCAGCACCGCCCGCTGGAAGGCGCGCACCAGCCGCCGCTTGAGCTCTTCCAGCCGCGGACCGGCGGCCTGGGCCTCCTCCGGGCCGTCCACGCCCCTGCCGCCTTCGAGGAAGCCTCGAGAGGGACGCAGGGTGGAGGACCGGAGCCCGGCCGCGTGGAGGATGCTGTGGGGCCCCCGGGAGGGCCCTTCTCTGCGGCTGCCGGTGTCCTCTAGGCCCATCTCGGAAGTGCCGGCTCCCAGCTCCAGAGCTGTATGGCTAAGGGTTTCTTCCCAAGTGTGAAGGGCGGGTGACGGCGGGGGCGGGGAAGCGCGTGGGACGAGGCTATCGCTTGCTACTCAGAGGTGCTCCACTCCTCCAGCCTCGCGTCTGACCTTCCCCGCTTAGCAACAAACGAAGGAAGTAGTTCCCATGACCCCGAGAAGAGTTTTCAACTGGATCCCTTGTTCTCGCTCCTTGAGTGTCATTCCA from the Budorcas taxicolor isolate Tak-1 chromosome 14, Takin1.1, whole genome shotgun sequence genome contains:
- the AARD gene encoding alanine and arginine-rich domain-containing protein; translation: MGLEDTGSRREGPSRGPHSILHAAGLRSSTLRPSRGFLEGGRGVDGPEEAQAAGPRLEELKRRLVRAFQRAVLRGSSRRLREEAAAREAQSRARVESALAGLRAELLEMRFQNRQLARTLLDLNMKMQQLKKEDEMETASESQSSEDNAQNLE